One genomic segment of Fusobacterium nucleatum includes these proteins:
- the pflB gene encoding formate C-acetyltransferase has translation MEAWRGFKSGEWQNCINVSDFIKHNYTEYTGDESFLEGPTENTKKLWDILSGMLKIEREKGIYDAETKIPSKIDAYGAGYIDKNLETIVGLQTDAPLKRAIFPNGGLRMVENSLEAFGYKLDPTTKEIYEKYRKSHNAGVFSAYTPAIKAARHTGVITGLPDAYGRGRIIGDYRRVALYGVDRLIEERKREFDAYDPEEMTENVIRDREEMFEQLEALKALKRMAAAYGFDIGRPAETAREAIQWTYFGYLGAIKDQNGAAMSLGKTAGFLDVYIERDLKEGRITEKDAQEFIDHFIMKLRIVRFLRTPEYDQLFSGDPVWVTESIGGMNNDGKSWVTKNAFRYLNTLYNLGTAPEPNLTILWSERLPENWKKFCSKVSIDTSSLQYENDDIMRPQFGEDYGIACCVSPMAIGKQMQFFGARANLPKALLYAINGGKDELKKDQVTPAGQFERITSDYLDFDEVWEKYDKMLTWLASTYIKALNIIHYMHDKYSYEALEMALHSLDIKRTEACGIAGLSIVADSLAAIKYGKVRVIRDEAGDAVDYVVEQPYVPFGNNDDRTDELAVKVVRTFMNKIRSHKMYRDAEPTQSVLTITSNVVYGKKTGNTPDGRRAGAPFGPGANPMHGRDTKGAVASLASVAKLPFEDANDGISYTFAITPETLGKTDDEKKNNLVGLLDGYFKQTGHHLNVNVFGRELLEDAMEHPENYPQLTIRVSGYAVNFIKLTREQQLDVINRTISNKM, from the coding sequence ATGGAAGCTTGGAGAGGTTTTAAAAGTGGTGAATGGCAAAATTGTATTAATGTAAGTGATTTCATTAAACATAACTATACAGAATATACAGGTGATGAATCATTCTTAGAAGGACCTACTGAAAATACTAAAAAATTATGGGATATTTTAAGTGGAATGTTAAAAATAGAAAGAGAAAAAGGTATCTATGATGCTGAAACTAAAATTCCTTCTAAAATTGATGCTTATGGAGCTGGGTATATTGACAAAAATTTAGAAACAATAGTAGGTTTACAAACTGATGCTCCTTTAAAAAGAGCTATATTCCCAAATGGTGGATTAAGAATGGTTGAAAATTCTTTAGAAGCTTTTGGTTATAAATTAGATCCTACAACAAAGGAAATCTATGAAAAATATAGAAAAAGTCATAATGCAGGAGTTTTCTCAGCTTATACACCTGCAATAAAAGCTGCAAGACATACTGGTGTTATAACTGGACTCCCTGATGCTTATGGTAGAGGAAGAATTATAGGAGATTATAGAAGAGTTGCTCTTTATGGTGTTGATAGACTTATTGAAGAAAGAAAAAGAGAATTTGATGCTTATGATCCAGAAGAAATGACAGAAAATGTTATTAGAGATAGAGAAGAAATGTTTGAACAATTAGAAGCATTAAAAGCACTAAAAAGAATGGCTGCTGCTTATGGTTTTGATATTGGAAGACCTGCTGAAACTGCTCGAGAAGCTATTCAATGGACTTATTTTGGATACTTAGGAGCTATTAAAGACCAAAATGGTGCTGCTATGAGTTTAGGTAAAACTGCTGGTTTCTTAGATGTATATATAGAAAGAGATTTAAAAGAAGGAAGAATTACTGAAAAAGATGCACAAGAATTTATAGACCATTTCATTATGAAACTTAGAATTGTAAGATTTTTAAGAACTCCTGAATATGATCAATTATTCTCTGGAGATCCAGTATGGGTAACTGAATCAATAGGTGGTATGAACAATGATGGCAAGTCTTGGGTTACGAAAAATGCTTTTAGATACTTAAATACTCTTTATAATTTAGGTACAGCTCCTGAACCTAACTTAACAATTTTATGGAGTGAAAGATTACCAGAAAATTGGAAAAAATTCTGTTCAAAAGTTTCAATAGATACATCTTCATTACAATATGAAAACGATGATATTATGAGACCACAATTTGGTGAAGACTATGGAATAGCTTGTTGTGTATCTCCTATGGCTATAGGAAAACAAATGCAATTCTTTGGAGCAAGAGCTAACTTACCTAAAGCATTGCTTTATGCTATAAATGGTGGTAAAGATGAATTAAAGAAAGACCAAGTAACACCTGCTGGTCAATTTGAAAGAATTACTAGTGACTACTTAGATTTTGATGAAGTTTGGGAAAAATATGATAAAATGCTTACTTGGCTTGCTTCAACTTATATAAAAGCATTAAATATTATCCACTATATGCATGATAAATATTCTTATGAAGCATTAGAAATGGCTTTACACTCATTAGATATTAAGAGAACAGAAGCTTGTGGTATAGCTGGACTTTCAATAGTTGCTGACTCACTTGCTGCTATCAAATATGGTAAAGTAAGAGTAATAAGAGATGAAGCTGGAGATGCTGTTGATTATGTTGTTGAACAACCTTATGTTCCATTTGGAAATAACGATGATAGAACAGATGAATTAGCAGTTAAAGTTGTTAGAACATTTATGAATAAAATTAGAAGTCATAAAATGTATAGAGATGCTGAACCTACTCAATCAGTTCTTACAATAACTTCAAATGTTGTTTATGGTAAGAAAACAGGAAATACTCCTGATGGAAGAAGAGCAGGAGCTCCATTTGGACCAGGAGCAAACCCTATGCACGGAAGAGATACTAAGGGAGCAGTTGCTTCTCTAGCATCAGTTGCTAAATTGCCATTTGAAGATGCAAATGATGGAATTTCTTATACATTCGCTATAACTCCTGAAACATTAGGAAAAACAGATGATGAAAAGAAAAATAACTTAGTTGGACTTCTTGATGGATACTTTAAACAAACTGGACATCACTTAAATGTAAATGTATTTGGTAGAGAACTATTAGAAGATGCTATGGAACATCCTGAAAATTATCCACAACTTACAATAAGAGTTTCTGGATATGCAGTAAACTTTATCAAATTAACAAGAGAACAACAATTAGATGTTATAAACAGAACTATCAGTAACAAAATGTAA
- a CDS encoding peptidylprolyl isomerase has translation MEEDKILHGILLKKAKEAQYTNYEIEQLNLQSESLFIRYFLEREAAKIVENTNIEEDVLKKIYEENKELYKFAEKIKLDTIFVKDLAKAEEILKDVNLKNFDELKEKNDEKGEEVKAATDEFLFITEIHPTLAEEISKESGKNVIIKKAIPVQEGFHIVYLKDREEPRQAIYDEAKEAILLDVKRNIFGQVYNQLIQDIANETVKPEEATKTEKSKENKSVKATSKQ, from the coding sequence ATGGAAGAAGATAAAATCTTACATGGAATTCTATTAAAAAAAGCAAAAGAAGCTCAATATACAAATTATGAGATTGAGCAATTAAACTTACAATCTGAAAGCCTTTTTATAAGATATTTTTTAGAAAGAGAGGCTGCTAAAATTGTTGAAAACACAAATATAGAAGAAGATGTATTGAAAAAAATATATGAAGAAAATAAAGAGTTATATAAGTTTGCTGAAAAAATAAAACTTGATACTATATTTGTAAAAGATTTAGCAAAAGCTGAAGAAATTTTAAAAGATGTAAATCTTAAAAATTTTGATGAACTTAAAGAAAAGAATGATGAAAAAGGAGAAGAAGTTAAGGCTGCAACAGATGAGTTTTTATTTATAACAGAAATTCATCCAACACTGGCAGAAGAAATTTCAAAAGAAAGTGGGAAGAATGTTATAATAAAAAAAGCTATTCCTGTACAAGAAGGCTTTCACATCGTTTATTTAAAAGATAGAGAAGAACCAAGACAAGCTATTTATGATGAAGCAAAAGAAGCTATATTGCTAGATGTTAAAAGAAATATATTTGGTCAAGTGTATAATCAATTAATACAAGATATAGCAAATGAAACAGTGAAACCAGAAGAGGCTACAAAGACTGAAAAAAGCAAAGAAAATAAAAGTGTAAAAGCAACTTCAAAACAATAA
- a CDS encoding adhesion protein FadA: MKKFLLLAVLAVSASAFAANDAASLVGELQALDAEYQNLANQEEARFNEERAQADAARQALAQNEQVYNELSQRAQRLQGEANTRFYKSQYQELASKYEDALKKLESEMEQQKAIISDFEKIQALRAGN, translated from the coding sequence ATGAAAAAATTTTTATTATTAGCAGTATTAGCTGTTTCTGCTTCAGCATTTGCAGCAAATGATGCAGCAAGTTTAGTAGGTGAATTACAAGCACTAGATGCTGAATACCAAAACTTAGCAAATCAAGAAGAAGCAAGATTCAATGAAGAAAGAGCACAAGCTGACGCTGCTAGACAAGCACTAGCACAAAATGAACAAGTTTACAATGAATTATCTCAAAGAGCTCAAAGACTTCAAGGAGAAGCTAACACAAGATTTTATAAATCTCAATATCAAGAATTAGCTTCTAAATATGAAGATGCTTTAAAGAAATTAGAATCTGAAATGGAACAACAAAAAGCTATTATTTCTGATTTTGAAAAAATTCAAGCTTTAAGAGCTGGTAACTAA
- a CDS encoding ABC transporter permease, which translates to MYKLFGYGLKGIPYINRLKRRVFYAVVITVVALNIFISFSLNLKSLTNEKIFNSFIVADLQNNLNQDKKNEIEKYILGISGVRSVRFMDKFESFKNLQNELNISIPESSNPLTDSLVISVKDPTLLGKIQETVEAREEVKEVYKDESYLKQSKEQGFITSIAQIGSGVFSFFIALITIIIFNFGVAIEFLNNANTGLDYAENIRKSKIRNLLSFTMSTVIGTLIFFNIYVLFRKHVSHANFNSSMLSLKEIILWHLGAIAILNLLIWLIPANVGRIEYAEDEDEEEDEFYEEDEDEEDGDYDEFEDDED; encoded by the coding sequence ATGTATAAATTATTTGGTTATGGATTAAAAGGAATTCCCTATATAAATAGATTAAAAAGGAGAGTATTTTATGCAGTTGTAATTACAGTTGTTGCATTAAATATTTTTATAAGTTTCTCATTAAATTTAAAGAGTTTGACTAATGAGAAAATATTTAATTCTTTTATAGTTGCAGATTTACAAAATAATCTTAATCAAGATAAAAAGAATGAAATAGAGAAATATATACTAGGAATAAGTGGAGTTCGTTCAGTTAGGTTCATGGATAAATTTGAAAGTTTTAAAAATTTGCAAAATGAGCTTAATATTTCAATTCCTGAATCAAGTAACCCTTTAACAGATTCATTAGTAATCTCAGTAAAAGATCCAACACTTCTTGGAAAGATTCAAGAAACTGTTGAAGCTAGAGAAGAAGTAAAAGAAGTATATAAAGATGAATCATATTTAAAGCAATCTAAGGAGCAAGGTTTTATAACTTCAATAGCACAGATTGGAAGTGGAGTATTCTCATTTTTTATAGCACTTATCACAATAATTATATTTAATTTTGGGGTAGCAATAGAGTTTTTAAATAATGCTAATACTGGACTTGATTATGCTGAAAATATTAGAAAGTCTAAAATAAGAAATTTGTTATCTTTCACTATGTCAACTGTAATAGGAACTTTAATATTTTTTAATATATATGTACTTTTTAGAAAACATGTATCTCATGCAAATTTTAATTCATCGATGTTGTCTTTGAAGGAAATAATCCTGTGGCATCTTGGAGCAATAGCAATTTTGAATCTATTAATTTGGTTAATCCCAGCAAATGTTGGAAGAATTGAGTATGCTGAAGATGAAGACGAAGAAGAAGATGAATTTTATGAAGAAGATGAAGACGAAGAAGATGGAGATTATGATGAGTTTGAAGATGATGAAGACTAA
- a CDS encoding murein hydrolase activator EnvC, translated as MSLKMMKTKTILAFFLLSISIYPASKSVKDMNKRLKNIDKEIEKKNTRIKAIDTETSKLEKMIKELEEEIKKLEHERKEIEAEITVVKKNIDYSKKNLEISEVEHNRKESEFVAKIIAWDKYSKIHSKEIDEKVLLTKNYREMLHGDLQRMGHIEKVTGSIKEVKEKIEAEKRKLDRLEAELRENLRKSDAKKEEQKKLKEQLQVEKKGHQSSIEKLKKEKQRISKEIERIIRENARRAAEKAAREKAAKEGAKNKGKGKSSGGTKVTTTTVDMPKISNPEAYKRIGKTIKPLNGQIVVYFGQKKAGVVESNGIEIKGKLGNPIVASKAGTVIYADAFQGLGKVVMIDYGGGIIGVYGNLLAIKVNLNSKVSSGQTIGVLGLSSDKEPNLYYELRANLRPIDPIPTF; from the coding sequence ATGAGTTTGAAGATGATGAAGACTAAGACAATTCTAGCATTTTTTCTTTTATCAATAAGTATTTATCCAGCTTCTAAGTCTGTAAAGGATATGAATAAAAGATTAAAAAATATTGATAAAGAAATTGAGAAGAAGAATACTCGTATAAAAGCAATAGATACAGAAACTTCCAAGTTAGAAAAGATGATAAAAGAACTAGAAGAAGAAATTAAAAAGTTGGAACATGAAAGAAAAGAGATAGAAGCTGAAATTACAGTAGTTAAGAAGAATATAGATTACAGTAAAAAAAATCTTGAAATATCAGAAGTAGAACATAATAGAAAAGAATCTGAATTTGTTGCTAAGATAATTGCTTGGGATAAATACAGTAAAATTCATAGCAAAGAAATTGATGAGAAAGTTTTACTTACTAAAAATTATAGAGAAATGCTACATGGCGATCTACAAAGAATGGGACATATAGAAAAAGTTACAGGAAGTATTAAAGAAGTAAAAGAAAAAATAGAAGCTGAAAAAAGAAAATTAGATAGACTAGAAGCAGAACTTAGAGAAAATTTAAGAAAGAGTGATGCTAAAAAAGAAGAACAAAAGAAATTAAAAGAACAATTACAGGTTGAGAAAAAAGGACATCAGTCATCTATTGAAAAATTGAAGAAAGAAAAACAAAGAATTTCAAAAGAGATTGAAAGAATCATAAGAGAAAATGCTAGAAGAGCTGCTGAAAAAGCTGCCAGAGAAAAGGCAGCAAAGGAAGGTGCTAAAAATAAAGGCAAAGGCAAGAGTAGTGGAGGAACAAAGGTTACTACTACCACTGTAGATATGCCGAAAATTAGTAATCCAGAAGCATATAAGAGAATAGGAAAAACGATTAAACCATTGAATGGACAAATTGTTGTTTACTTTGGACAAAAGAAGGCAGGAGTTGTTGAAAGTAATGGTATAGAAATAAAAGGAAAGTTAGGAAATCCAATAGTTGCTTCTAAGGCAGGAACAGTTATCTATGCTGATGCCTTCCAAGGCTTAGGTAAGGTTGTTATGATAGACTATGGTGGAGGAATAATAGGAGTTTATGGAAACTTACTTGCTATAAAAGTTAATTTAAATTCAAAAGTAAGTTCAGGACAAACAATAGGAGTCTTAGGTTTATCTAGTGATAAAGAACCTAATTTATACTATGAATTAAGAGCAAATTTAAGACCTATTGACCCAATACCAACATTTTAA
- a CDS encoding NAD(+)/NADH kinase gives MIKLSIIYNEDKEDAIKIYKELLKYLKSKKEFEVLDDKNISQAEYIVVIGGDGTLLRGFKKIKDKKVKIIAINSGTLGYLTEIRKDGYKKIFENILKGKINIEERYFFTVKIGKKKYNALNEVFLTKDNIKRNIVSSEIYVDDKFLGKFKGDGVIIATPTGSTAYSLSAGGPIVTPELKLFLITPIAPHNLNTRPIILSGDVKIVLTLVGPSEFGIVNVDGHTHNKINIEDKVEISYSKESLKIVLPDDRNYYNVLREKLKWGENLC, from the coding sequence ATGATAAAATTAAGTATTATTTACAATGAAGACAAAGAAGATGCTATAAAAATTTATAAAGAGCTTTTAAAATACTTAAAATCTAAAAAAGAATTTGAAGTTTTAGATGATAAAAATATATCACAAGCTGAATATATAGTTGTTATAGGTGGAGATGGGACTCTACTTAGGGGCTTCAAAAAGATAAAAGATAAGAAAGTTAAAATAATTGCTATTAACTCTGGAACTTTAGGATATTTGACAGAAATTAGAAAAGACGGCTATAAAAAGATATTTGAAAATATTTTAAAAGGTAAAATTAATATTGAAGAAAGATATTTTTTTACTGTTAAAATTGGAAAAAAGAAATACAATGCTTTAAATGAAGTTTTTTTAACAAAAGATAATATAAAAAGGAACATAGTGTCTTCTGAAATTTATGTAGATGATAAATTTTTAGGTAAATTTAAAGGGGATGGAGTGATTATTGCAACTCCAACAGGTTCAACAGCTTATTCACTATCTGCTGGTGGACCTATTGTAACTCCTGAATTAAAGTTGTTTTTAATAACACCAATAGCACCACATAACTTAAATACAAGACCTATAATTTTATCAGGTGATGTAAAAATAGTTTTAACTTTGGTTGGGCCAAGTGAGTTTGGCATTGTAAATGTAGATGGACATACTCATAATAAAATTAATATAGAAGATAAAGTAGAAATTTCTTACTCAAAGGAAAGTTTGAAAATTGTTCTTCCAGATGATAGAAATTATTATAATGTTTTAAGAGAAAAACTTAAATGGGGAGAAAACTTATGCTAA
- the recN gene encoding DNA repair protein RecN produces MGRKLMLRELKIENLAIIDELDIEFEKGFIVLTGETGAGKSIILSGINLLIGEKASVDMIRDGEENLVAQGVFDVDEEQKKKLEAIGIDIDGDEIIIRRSYSRSGKARAFVNNVRITLADLKEIASTLVDIVGQHSHQMLLNKNNHIKLLDSFLNKDEKDIKENLTSLLYQYREIDSKIEDIERERKETLEKKEFYEYQLEEIEKLKLKDGEDEILEAEYKRVFNAEKIREKVYESLEYLKDDDSALSLITNSIRNIEYLGKYDERYTELAKRMENAYYELEDCANEIEDISKGIDVTESDLDKIAGRMNTLKRIKEKYKRTLPELIAYREDLKEKLSDIDSGDFKTRELKQELNKVKAEYDKLAEKLTNLRKEIAVKIENELLNELKFLNMEDAKLKVQINKLERMTNEGYDDVEFFISTNVGQDLKPLNKIASGGEVSRVMLALKVIFSKVDNIPILIFDEIDTGIGGETVRKIALKLKEIGDNTQIISITHSAVIASKASQQFYIEKYVENFKTISRVKKLSAEERIKEIGRMLVGEKINNEVLEIANRMLNEV; encoded by the coding sequence ATGGGGAGAAAACTTATGCTAAGAGAACTAAAAATAGAAAATTTAGCTATTATAGATGAATTAGATATTGAGTTTGAAAAAGGTTTTATAGTTTTGACAGGTGAAACTGGTGCAGGAAAATCTATAATATTGAGTGGCATTAATCTTCTTATAGGAGAAAAAGCTAGTGTAGATATGATTAGAGATGGAGAAGAAAATCTTGTTGCACAAGGTGTTTTTGATGTTGATGAAGAACAAAAGAAAAAATTGGAAGCTATAGGTATAGATATAGATGGAGATGAAATTATTATAAGAAGGTCTTATAGTAGAAGTGGTAAGGCAAGGGCTTTTGTTAATAATGTTAGAATAACTTTGGCAGATTTAAAGGAAATAGCTTCAACTCTTGTGGATATCGTGGGGCAACATTCTCATCAAATGTTACTTAATAAAAATAATCATATCAAACTTTTAGATAGTTTTCTTAATAAAGATGAAAAAGATATAAAGGAAAATCTAACCAGTCTTTTATACCAATATAGAGAAATTGACAGTAAAATTGAAGATATTGAAAGAGAAAGAAAAGAAACTTTAGAAAAAAAAGAATTTTATGAGTATCAACTTGAAGAAATAGAAAAATTAAAATTAAAAGATGGAGAAGATGAAATATTAGAAGCTGAATATAAAAGAGTATTCAATGCTGAAAAAATTAGAGAAAAAGTTTATGAGAGCTTAGAATATCTCAAAGATGATGATTCTGCTTTAAGTTTGATAACAAATTCAATAAGAAATATAGAATATCTTGGAAAATATGATGAAAGATACACAGAATTAGCTAAAAGGATGGAAAATGCATATTATGAGTTAGAGGATTGTGCTAATGAAATTGAAGATATTTCTAAGGGAATAGATGTTACAGAGAGTGATTTGGATAAGATTGCTGGTAGAATGAATACTTTAAAAAGAATTAAAGAAAAGTATAAGAGAACTCTACCAGAACTTATAGCATATAGAGAGGATTTAAAAGAAAAATTATCTGATATAGATAGTGGAGATTTTAAAACAAGAGAATTAAAACAAGAACTAAATAAAGTTAAAGCTGAATATGATAAATTAGCAGAAAAATTAACTAATTTAAGAAAAGAAATAGCAGTAAAAATAGAAAATGAGTTATTGAATGAATTGAAATTTTTAAATATGGAAGATGCCAAATTAAAAGTTCAAATAAATAAATTAGAAAGAATGACAAACGAAGGTTATGATGATGTTGAATTTTTTATTTCAACTAATGTTGGGCAAGATTTAAAACCTCTAAATAAAATAGCTTCTGGTGGAGAAGTTAGTCGTGTTATGCTCGCACTTAAAGTTATTTTTTCAAAGGTTGATAATATACCTATTTTGATTTTTGATGAAATAGATACAGGTATAGGTGGTGAAACTGTTAGAAAAATAGCTTTAAAACTTAAAGAAATTGGAGATAATACTCAAATTATTTCAATTACTCACTCAGCAGTGATAGCTTCTAAGGCATCTCAACAATTCTATATAGAAAAATATGTAGAAAATTTTAAGACTATTAGTAGGGTTAAGAAATTATCTGCTGAGGAAAGAATAAAAGAAATTGGAAGAATGCTAGTTGGGGAAAAAATTAATAATGAGGTTTTAGAAATAGCAAATAGAATGTTAAATGAGGTATAA
- a CDS encoding site-specific integrase has protein sequence MNILEKYIENLVVKKNLLQTTVDAYKLDINEYLEFLKERNIDILNTDEKIFNEYFSDVEKNYKKNTFSRKYSTIRGLYKFLLKNRYIDKIFEYKLSVTKPDDEVTEKKNNIVFKKKEYQDFINSLSDNFNEMRLMLISKMIVEYKINLVNIFEIQIKDLLKYDFQKIIIVRNNKIISYDIDKEMKEELENYYKKYAFEKRFLFGAYSKSTFISDLKRYNLDFKTLKNCMQEDEKDLIENIRKIYFEIGIGDK, from the coding sequence GTGAACATTTTAGAAAAATATATAGAAAATCTGGTGGTAAAGAAGAATTTATTACAGACAACAGTTGATGCTTATAAACTAGATATAAATGAGTATCTTGAATTTTTAAAAGAAAGAAATATAGATATTTTAAATACTGATGAAAAGATATTTAATGAGTATTTTTCTGATGTAGAGAAAAATTATAAAAAAAACACTTTTAGTAGAAAATACAGTACTATAAGAGGTTTATATAAGTTTCTTTTAAAAAATAGATATATAGATAAAATTTTTGAATATAAATTATCAGTTACTAAACCTGATGATGAAGTTACCGAGAAAAAGAACAATATTGTATTCAAGAAAAAAGAATATCAAGATTTTATAAATTCTTTATCAGATAATTTTAATGAGATGAGGTTAATGCTTATTTCTAAGATGATAGTTGAGTATAAAATTAACCTTGTGAATATTTTTGAAATTCAGATTAAAGACCTATTAAAGTATGATTTTCAAAAGATTATTATAGTGAGAAATAATAAGATTATTAGTTATGATATAGATAAAGAAATGAAAGAAGAATTGGAAAACTATTATAAAAAATATGCTTTTGAAAAAAGGTTTTTATTTGGAGCTTATAGTAAATCAACTTTTATTTCAGATTTAAAAAGATATAACTTAGATTTTAAAACTTTAAAAAATTGTATGCAGGAAGATGAAAAAGACTTAATTGAAAATATTAGAAAAATATATTTTGAGATAGGAATAGGAGATAAATAA
- the era gene encoding GTPase Era yields MKAGFIAVVGRPNVGKSTLINKLVSEKVAIVSDKAGTTRDNIKGILNFKDNQYIFIDTPGIHKPQHLLGEYMTNIAVKILKDVDIILFLIDASKPIGTGDMFVMDRINENSKKPRILLVNKVDLISDEQKEEKIKEIEEKLGKFDKIIFASGMYSFGISQLLEALDPYLEDGVKYYPDDMYTDMSTYRIITEIVREKILLKTRDEIPHSVAIEIINVERKEGKKDKFDINIYVERDSQKGIIIGKDGKMLKEIGVEARKEIEELLGEKIYLGLWVKVKDDWRKKKPFLKELGYVED; encoded by the coding sequence ATGAAAGCAGGATTTATAGCTGTTGTAGGTAGACCAAATGTTGGTAAATCAACTTTAATAAATAAACTTGTATCTGAAAAAGTTGCTATTGTTTCTGATAAAGCAGGAACGACAAGAGATAATATAAAAGGAATTTTAAATTTTAAAGATAATCAGTACATTTTTATAGATACACCGGGGATACATAAACCACAACATCTTTTGGGTGAATATATGACTAATATTGCAGTTAAGATTTTAAAAGATGTAGACATTATACTTTTTTTAATTGATGCCTCTAAGCCAATAGGAACTGGGGATATGTTTGTAATGGATAGAATAAATGAAAATTCTAAAAAGCCTAGAATTTTACTAGTGAACAAAGTTGATTTAATAAGTGATGAACAAAAGGAAGAAAAAATAAAAGAAATAGAAGAAAAGTTAGGGAAGTTTGATAAAATAATTTTTGCTTCAGGTATGTATTCTTTTGGTATAAGTCAATTATTAGAAGCATTAGATCCTTATTTAGAAGATGGAGTTAAATATTATCCTGATGATATGTACACGGATATGTCCACTTACAGAATAATAACAGAGATAGTTAGAGAAAAAATCTTATTGAAAACAAGAGATGAAATACCACATTCTGTTGCAATAGAAATAATAAATGTAGAAAGAAAAGAAGGAAAGAAAGATAAGTTTGATATAAATATCTATGTTGAAAGAGATTCTCAAAAAGGTATCATCATTGGAAAAGATGGTAAGATGCTAAAAGAAATTGGAGTAGAAGCTAGAAAAGAGATAGAAGAATTATTAGGAGAAAAAATCTATTTAGGACTTTGGGTAAAAGTGAAAGATGATTGGAGAAAGAAAAAACCATTTTTAAAAGAATTGGGCTATGTTGAGGACTGA